CGGCGCGAGGACGCTCGGGCGCTTCCCCGCGTCGGCTCGCTCTCTATCATCCGCAGGTACTCCGCGAGCCTCAGCTTGAACCTATCGTAGGAGAACTTCCTCGAGACCTCGGCCGCTCTGCTCCCGAGGCGCCTCAGCTCCTCCCCGTCGCTCTCGAGCTCTCCGACGATCCTAGGGATCTCCCTCACGTCGATGTAGCCGAGCCTCTGGTCCACCCCCGAGACCACGTCCGTCCAGAGCCCCCCGCCTCTGTAGACTATCGGGACGCAGCCCGCCGCCATGGCCTCGACCGCCGCTATCCCGAAGTGCTCCGAGTAGGGCGGATGAACGTAGAACCTAGCCATCCCGAGGATCTCTCGGAGCTCTCGCCTGTCGACGTTGATCTTGAGCTCGACGTTTCCGAGGCCCCACTCCTCGATCGCGCTCCTCATCCTCTCGATGACGGGCCTCGAGTACCTCCCGGCCGAGCCGACGAACACGAAGTCGTAGCCCGAGAGCTCCCTCGCCGCGATCAGGAGGTCCTCGAGCCTCTTCTCGGGCGTGAACCTCGAGACCGTGACTATCAGCTTCTCTCTCCCTCCTCTCTGAGCCTCCGCGAAGTACTCCACGTCGACGGGCGGGTGGAGCACCCCGAGCCTCCCCCGCGCTCTCGGGTAGAGCGCCGCGACCTTCTCGGCCGTCCAGGAGCTATTCGTCAAGATGAGCCTCGGCGAGCCCTCAATTCTCCTGGCTAATCGAACGACGAGCTCGTGGTAGAGGTCGTACAGGAGACCCGAGCCGTAGCCTGGGGCGACGGTGGGGTAGTGGA
The Fervidicoccaceae archaeon genome window above contains:
- a CDS encoding glycosyltransferase family 4 protein produces the protein MRALVFHALFELAGGVEKFSMELCRALEELGHEVEIRTFVRDREALERSLSLLERGYEPRLRASPTPLLYNALDSILEERFVRLKRLILAEKFLRELEEERRGFDLVIDTGTNVPTDVDVSYIHYPTVAPGYGSGLLYDLYHELVVRLARRIEGSPRLILTNSSWTAEKVAALYPRARGRLGVLHPPVDVEYFAEAQRGGREKLIVTVSRFTPEKRLEDLLIAARELSGYDFVFVGSAGRYSRPVIERMRSAIEEWGLGNVELKINVDRRELREILGMARFYVHPPYSEHFGIAAVEAMAAGCVPIVYRGGGLWTDVVSGVDQRLGYIDVREIPRIVGELESDGEELRRLGSRAAEVSRKFSYDRFKLRLAEYLRMIESEPTRGSARASSRRA